Proteins from a single region of Gordonia hongkongensis:
- a CDS encoding protein kinase domain-containing protein: MKPGSVFAGYRVLSMLGRGGMGQVWLVEHPTLGRREALKIISPNPADPSFAERFRNEARTAAALDHPGIVTVYTHGVENGSPWFSMSYLEGEDLAAASALPVDDVVTVVGKVADALDYAHTRRVIHRDIKPANIVVARGPDGRIARVTVLDFGIARLMDGAKMTATNLFVGTLAYAAPEILTGEPAIPASDQYALACTTFQLLTGSQPYPGQTPMALIAGHVNTPAPRISERRPDLVYVDAVFARALAKNPADRFASCSEFAAALARAVEIGSTAPSVVAAQAPGRPFSPPPPTQQAPVNPVAHRAQPPGGHPPFPAYGPGGPPPGPPPGYVTGPGGPHGPGPGSRGTGSRTAWIVAAVLGVVVLVVGVVGAAIALSGSGSDPQTAPVAGSSTTAPSSSGGSSTGSDEFESIASSGDSTCAVRGGRLYCWGDNERGTLGDGTTTDRPRPVPVTGVSDVSAVSMGGLGTTCAISYGDLYCWGYGIGPPGQNVPLPTKVSGLSRVSAVSVGLTICAISDGDAYCWRNNASGQVGNGSTGSVDVPTRVAGLSDVTAVSTSHTTSCAIAGGSAYCWGNNREGQIGDGTTLDRLTPTRVLGLDSPTSISTSLYSTCAVAGSGGVFCWGQNTSGQLGDGTEQNRRTPTRTDVRGATEVSTAAYGGCAAAGSSAYCWGSRSDQPDKSPDRVNGLSGVTEVTTGSANVCAVADDEMYCWGLNGQGQLGNGTTTTSSEPQPVRFPA; this comes from the coding sequence GTGAAGCCCGGGTCCGTGTTCGCCGGATATCGCGTCCTCTCGATGCTCGGGCGCGGCGGCATGGGACAGGTCTGGCTCGTCGAACACCCCACCCTGGGCCGCCGCGAGGCCCTCAAGATCATCTCGCCGAACCCCGCCGATCCCAGTTTCGCCGAGCGGTTCCGCAACGAGGCCCGCACCGCCGCGGCCCTCGATCACCCCGGCATCGTCACGGTCTACACCCACGGCGTGGAGAACGGCAGCCCGTGGTTCTCGATGTCCTACCTCGAAGGCGAGGACCTCGCCGCCGCATCGGCCCTGCCGGTCGATGACGTGGTGACGGTCGTCGGCAAGGTCGCCGACGCGCTCGACTATGCCCATACCCGGCGCGTCATCCACCGCGACATCAAACCCGCGAACATCGTGGTCGCCCGCGGCCCCGACGGCCGGATCGCCCGGGTCACCGTGCTCGACTTCGGCATCGCCCGCCTGATGGACGGCGCGAAGATGACCGCGACCAACCTGTTCGTCGGCACCCTCGCCTACGCCGCACCCGAGATCCTCACCGGCGAACCGGCGATCCCGGCGTCGGACCAGTACGCGCTCGCATGCACGACGTTCCAGCTGCTCACCGGATCGCAGCCCTACCCCGGGCAGACCCCGATGGCCCTGATCGCCGGCCACGTCAACACGCCCGCACCGCGGATCTCCGAGCGCCGCCCCGACCTCGTCTACGTCGATGCCGTGTTCGCGCGCGCCCTCGCCAAGAACCCCGCCGACCGGTTCGCGTCCTGTTCCGAGTTCGCCGCGGCGCTCGCCCGGGCGGTCGAGATCGGGTCGACAGCGCCCTCCGTCGTCGCGGCGCAGGCACCCGGCCGTCCGTTCTCACCACCGCCGCCCACCCAGCAGGCGCCGGTGAACCCGGTGGCCCACCGCGCTCAGCCACCCGGCGGTCACCCACCGTTCCCGGCGTACGGTCCCGGCGGACCGCCGCCGGGCCCACCTCCCGGATATGTGACCGGGCCCGGCGGACCCCACGGCCCCGGCCCGGGATCACGGGGAACGGGCTCACGCACCGCGTGGATCGTCGCCGCGGTACTCGGCGTCGTCGTCCTCGTCGTCGGTGTCGTCGGCGCCGCGATCGCCCTCAGCGGATCGGGATCGGATCCTCAGACGGCGCCGGTCGCCGGGTCATCGACGACGGCGCCGAGCAGTTCCGGCGGATCCTCCACCGGCAGCGATGAGTTCGAGTCCATCGCTTCCAGCGGCGACAGCACGTGCGCGGTACGCGGCGGTCGACTGTACTGCTGGGGCGACAACGAACGGGGCACGCTGGGCGACGGTACGACCACCGACCGCCCGCGCCCGGTCCCGGTCACCGGCGTCTCCGACGTCTCGGCGGTCAGCATGGGCGGCCTCGGGACGACCTGCGCGATCAGTTACGGAGACCTCTACTGCTGGGGTTACGGGATCGGACCGCCCGGGCAGAACGTGCCGCTGCCGACGAAGGTGTCCGGCCTGTCCCGGGTGTCGGCGGTGTCGGTCGGGCTGACGATCTGCGCGATCAGCGACGGCGACGCCTACTGCTGGCGCAACAACGCGAGCGGCCAGGTCGGCAACGGCAGTACCGGGTCGGTGGACGTGCCCACCCGCGTCGCCGGTCTCTCGGACGTGACCGCCGTGTCCACGTCGCACACCACGAGTTGCGCCATCGCCGGCGGTTCGGCGTACTGCTGGGGCAACAACCGGGAAGGCCAGATCGGCGACGGCACCACACTCGACCGCCTCACCCCGACCCGGGTCCTCGGACTCGACTCGCCCACGTCGATCAGCACGAGCCTGTACTCGACGTGTGCGGTCGCCGGCTCCGGCGGCGTGTTCTGCTGGGGCCAGAACACCAGCGGCCAGCTCGGCGACGGCACCGAGCAGAACCGGCGGACCCCGACCCGCACCGACGTCCGCGGGGCCACCGAGGTGTCCACGGCGGCCTATGGCGGATGCGCCGCCGCGGGCAGCTCCGCCTACTGCTGGGGTTCGCGCAGCGATCAGCCGGACAAGAGCCCCGACCGCGTCAACGGACTGTCGGGGGTCACCGAGGTCACCACCGGTTCGGCGAACGTGTGCGCGGTCGCGGACGACGAGATGTACTGCTGGGGCCTCAACGGCCAGGGTCAGCTCGGCAACGGGACGACCACGACGAGCAGCGAACCGCAACCCGTCCGCTTCCCCGCCTGA
- a CDS encoding alpha/beta fold hydrolase, producing MTVGGLTFDVRIGGPETGPWVLLLHGFPVNGSCYDDVLPRLHESGLRTLVIDQRGYSPGARPPGVDDYRLTHLVSDVIGVLDALGIGYAILVGHDWGGIVAWHLAGKYPDRFTGLVVASTGHPSAMRDALVGSDQRERSSYILDFVADGAEERLLADDAAELRAVGISEDELAPLREPGALTAALNWYRANFTGDIKATMACPPVEIPTTLLWSDADTALGREQAQGSGRYVYGDFRYCELAGVDHWIPQRAAPALASEIALRSTIF from the coding sequence GTGACCGTGGGCGGCCTCACCTTCGACGTCCGGATCGGGGGACCGGAGACCGGTCCGTGGGTTCTGCTGCTGCACGGGTTCCCGGTGAACGGGAGCTGCTACGACGACGTATTGCCGCGCCTGCACGAGTCGGGGCTGCGGACACTGGTCATCGATCAACGTGGGTACAGCCCCGGCGCGCGGCCGCCCGGGGTGGACGACTACCGGCTCACCCACCTCGTGTCCGATGTGATCGGGGTTCTCGACGCCCTCGGCATCGGTTACGCGATCCTCGTCGGGCACGACTGGGGCGGCATCGTCGCGTGGCATCTCGCCGGGAAGTACCCCGACCGGTTCACCGGTCTCGTCGTCGCCAGCACCGGGCATCCGTCGGCCATGCGCGACGCTCTCGTCGGTAGCGACCAGCGTGAACGTTCTTCGTACATCCTCGATTTCGTGGCCGACGGGGCCGAAGAGAGGCTGCTCGCCGACGACGCCGCCGAGCTGCGGGCGGTGGGGATCTCCGAGGACGAACTCGCCCCGCTGCGGGAACCGGGCGCCCTGACCGCGGCGCTGAACTGGTACCGCGCGAACTTCACCGGCGACATCAAGGCGACGATGGCGTGCCCGCCGGTCGAGATCCCGACCACGCTGCTGTGGAGCGACGCCGACACCGCCCTGGGTCGCGAACAGGCGCAGGGCAGCGGCCGGTACGTCTACGGCGACTTCCGCTACTGCGAACTCGCGGGCGTGGACCACTGGATTCCGCAGCGCGCGGCCCCGGCCCTCGCCAGCGAGATCGCCCTGCGCTCAACGATTTTCTGA
- a CDS encoding cobyric acid synthase, translated as MDGLGGALLVGGTSSDAGKSLIVAGLCRALRRTGVRVAPFKAQNMSNNSVVTLDGGEIGRAQALQAFACGLEPSTRFNPVLLKPGSDRRSHVILRGRPAGDAGAADYLHWRSRLRAVVADELAGLRRDFDVVICEGAGSVAEINLRANDIANLGLAQAADLPVVLVTDIDRGGSLAHLFGTTAVLDDADQRLIAGFVVNKFRGDPSILEPGLRQVEAITGRPTLGVVPFADDLWLDAEDSLAAPVGRRVGPPRSFTESSATGGPRLRVAAIRLPRISNSTDVEALACEPGVDVTWVDDPAGVAAADLVVLPGTRATVTDLEWLRARGLGEALTERAARGRPIVAVCGGFQMLGRTLDDRVESGRGRVPGLGLFDLDIEFHAEKTVRQVTGTGGDASGVAISGYEIHHGRVTRSAENTWIVDDRHGPEGAVRGAVRGTHWHGLLACNDFRRRLLADVAAEAGVRGFRVAPDTDVDAVRRRQVDAMADLVTEHLDLDAVMRLIRQGPPRHPKVIRHHLEDL; from the coding sequence GTGGACGGACTCGGTGGCGCATTGCTCGTGGGCGGTACCAGCAGCGATGCCGGGAAGAGCCTCATCGTCGCCGGGCTGTGCCGTGCGCTGCGGCGCACCGGTGTGCGGGTCGCACCGTTCAAGGCGCAGAACATGTCCAACAACTCGGTGGTCACCCTCGACGGCGGCGAGATCGGTCGTGCCCAGGCGTTGCAGGCGTTCGCCTGTGGCCTCGAACCCTCCACCAGGTTCAACCCGGTGCTGCTGAAACCGGGCAGTGACCGTCGCTCGCACGTGATCCTCCGCGGTCGGCCCGCCGGAGACGCCGGGGCCGCCGACTACCTGCACTGGCGGTCGCGGCTGCGTGCCGTCGTCGCCGACGAGTTGGCCGGTCTCCGACGCGACTTCGACGTCGTCATCTGCGAAGGTGCGGGTTCGGTCGCCGAGATCAACCTGCGCGCCAACGACATCGCGAATCTCGGTCTCGCACAGGCGGCGGACCTCCCGGTGGTGCTGGTCACCGACATCGACCGCGGCGGGTCGCTGGCCCATCTGTTCGGTACCACCGCGGTCCTCGACGACGCCGATCAGCGGCTGATCGCGGGGTTCGTGGTCAACAAGTTCCGTGGTGACCCGTCGATCCTCGAGCCGGGACTTCGGCAGGTCGAGGCGATCACGGGACGGCCGACGCTCGGGGTGGTGCCCTTCGCCGACGACCTGTGGCTCGACGCCGAGGACTCGCTAGCGGCGCCGGTCGGGCGGCGGGTCGGGCCACCGCGCTCGTTCACCGAATCCTCCGCGACCGGAGGACCCCGATTGCGGGTCGCCGCCATCCGCCTGCCGCGGATCTCCAATTCGACCGATGTCGAGGCGCTGGCCTGCGAACCCGGTGTCGACGTCACCTGGGTCGACGACCCGGCCGGGGTGGCGGCCGCCGACCTCGTCGTGTTGCCCGGCACCCGCGCCACCGTGACCGACCTCGAGTGGCTGCGGGCGCGCGGTCTGGGGGAGGCGCTCACCGAACGCGCGGCCCGCGGACGTCCGATCGTCGCCGTGTGCGGCGGATTCCAGATGCTGGGCCGCACCCTCGACGACCGGGTGGAGTCCGGTCGCGGGCGGGTGCCCGGACTGGGGTTGTTCGACCTCGACATCGAGTTCCACGCCGAGAAGACCGTGCGGCAGGTGACCGGGACCGGCGGCGACGCGTCCGGCGTCGCGATCAGCGGCTACGAGATCCATCACGGCCGGGTGACCCGATCGGCCGAGAACACGTGGATCGTCGACGACCGGCACGGTCCGGAGGGCGCGGTGCGGGGGGCGGTCCGGGGTACCCACTGGCATGGACTGCTGGCGTGCAACGACTTCCGGCGTCGACTTCTGGCCGACGTGGCGGCCGAGGCCGGGGTCCGGGGATTCCGCGTGGCGCCCGACACCGATGTCGACGCCGTACGTCGGCGACAGGTCGACGCGATGGCCGACCTCGTCACCGAACACCTCGACCTCGACGCTGTCATGCGGCTGATCCGACAAGGGCCGCCGCGCCACCCCAAGGTCATCCGTCACCACCTCGAGGACTTGTAG
- the mtr gene encoding mycothione reductase, with product MTATQVVDLAIIGSGSGNAIPDDRFADKTLAIFEEGVYGGTCLNVGCIPTKMFVYASEVAEIATHGARLGVHSKVDSVDWPGIVERVFGRIDPLSQGGKEYRVDRCENITVYDSHVEFDGRDDDGRYRLVTRDGDTVLADEVVLAAGSRAVIPQIIADSGVTYCTNNDVMRLPELPERLIIVGSGYIAAEFAHVFGALGSHVSIIARGPGLLRKQDADISNRFTQVAREKWDVRLETTITEAEDLPDGGVRVGLSDGATLEADVLLIATGRQPNGDRLNLDSVGIELDDEGRVRCDQHGRTAARGVWTLGDVSSPYQLKHVANHEQRVVQANLLKGWDATDLDAFDHRYVPAAVFTHPQIAAVGLTEDEAREAGHDFAVKVQAYGDVAYGWAMEDTTGFCKLIAERGTGRLLGAHLIGPQAPTVIQPVIQAMHFGQTADELARGQYWIHPAMPEVLENAILGLDI from the coding sequence ATGACCGCCACGCAGGTCGTCGACCTGGCCATCATCGGCTCCGGCAGCGGCAACGCCATTCCCGATGACCGCTTCGCGGACAAGACCCTCGCGATCTTCGAGGAGGGCGTCTACGGCGGCACCTGCCTCAACGTGGGGTGCATCCCGACCAAGATGTTCGTCTACGCCTCCGAGGTGGCCGAGATCGCCACGCACGGTGCTCGCCTGGGCGTGCACTCGAAGGTGGACTCGGTCGACTGGCCCGGCATCGTCGAGCGCGTGTTCGGCCGCATCGACCCGCTGTCGCAGGGCGGCAAGGAGTACCGGGTCGATCGGTGCGAGAACATCACCGTGTACGACTCCCATGTCGAATTCGACGGGCGCGACGACGACGGCCGGTACCGGTTGGTCACGCGAGACGGCGACACCGTTCTCGCCGACGAGGTCGTGCTCGCCGCCGGATCGCGCGCGGTCATCCCCCAGATCATCGCCGACTCGGGGGTCACCTACTGCACCAACAACGACGTCATGCGTCTTCCCGAGCTGCCCGAACGCCTGATCATCGTCGGGAGCGGTTACATCGCAGCGGAATTCGCACACGTCTTCGGCGCGCTGGGCTCACATGTGTCGATCATCGCGCGCGGCCCGGGTCTGCTCCGCAAGCAGGATGCCGACATCTCCAACCGCTTCACCCAGGTGGCCCGGGAGAAGTGGGACGTGCGGCTGGAGACCACGATCACCGAGGCCGAGGACCTGCCCGACGGCGGTGTGCGGGTCGGGCTCTCCGACGGCGCGACACTCGAGGCCGACGTCCTGCTGATCGCGACCGGCCGGCAGCCGAACGGCGACCGGCTCAACCTCGACTCCGTCGGCATCGAGCTCGATGACGAAGGTCGCGTGCGCTGTGATCAGCACGGCCGCACCGCTGCCCGCGGAGTGTGGACGCTGGGCGACGTCAGCTCGCCGTACCAGCTCAAGCACGTCGCCAACCACGAACAGCGGGTGGTGCAGGCCAATCTCCTGAAAGGCTGGGACGCAACCGATCTGGACGCCTTCGACCACCGGTACGTCCCGGCGGCGGTGTTCACCCACCCGCAGATCGCCGCGGTGGGCCTCACCGAGGACGAGGCTCGCGAGGCCGGCCACGACTTCGCCGTCAAGGTCCAGGCCTACGGCGATGTCGCCTACGGCTGGGCGATGGAGGACACCACCGGATTCTGCAAGCTGATCGCCGAACGCGGCACCGGCCGGTTGTTGGGCGCACACCTCATCGGCCCGCAGGCACCGACGGTCATCCAGCCGGTCATCCAGGCGATGCACTTCGGCCAGACCGCAGACGAACTCGCCCGCGGCCAGTACTGGATCCACCCGGCGATGCCCGAGGTCCTGGAGAACGCGATCCTCGGCCTGGACATCTGA
- a CDS encoding GNAT family N-acetyltransferase gives MISEPRVHRALADDMDAATLYRVLRLRVEVFVVEQACPYPELDGRDLEPATRQFWITDGGDRTDGGDEDGPDPGAVLATLRLLEEPEADGGQVFRIGRVCTERNHRGHGLVATLMTAALAEVGDRPCRIEAQTYLTEMYGKFGFVRDGDDYLEDGIPHVSMLRAGSR, from the coding sequence ATGATCTCTGAACCGCGGGTGCACCGCGCCCTGGCCGACGACATGGACGCAGCCACGCTGTATCGGGTCCTCCGGCTGCGGGTCGAGGTCTTCGTCGTCGAGCAGGCCTGTCCGTATCCCGAACTCGACGGCCGAGACCTGGAACCGGCGACGCGCCAGTTCTGGATCACCGACGGTGGGGACCGGACCGACGGAGGCGACGAGGACGGGCCCGACCCCGGTGCGGTACTGGCGACGCTGCGTCTGCTCGAGGAACCGGAGGCCGACGGCGGACAGGTCTTCCGGATCGGCCGTGTCTGCACCGAACGCAACCATCGGGGTCACGGCCTCGTGGCGACCCTCATGACCGCCGCGCTCGCCGAGGTCGGGGATCGCCCGTGCCGGATCGAGGCGCAGACCTACCTCACCGAGATGTACGGCAAGTTCGGTTTCGTCCGCGACGGCGACGACTACCTCGAGGACGGGATCCCCCACGTGTCGATGCTCCGCGCCGGGTCACGATGA
- the mqo gene encoding malate dehydrogenase (quinone) produces MSKTVITTDVALVGAGIMSATLGALLRQLQPDWSISLFEQLDAAAAESSDPWNNAGTGHSALCELNYTPKTADGDVNIDKALTINEQFQVSRQFWAHSVDNGILGDPSEFINPIPHVAFTHGAEGQKYLRKRYDNLATQTLFEGMEFIDDPAEFTARLPLMSEGRDFADPVALNWFDQGTDVDFGALTQQLLNYVAQGADIYFGHSVTNLSKQSDGSWIVKVRNGRTGQKLSVHAKFVFVGAGGGALHLLQKSGIKEAKGFGGFPVSGEFFRCTNPDLVAEHHAKVYGQAAVGAPPMSVPHLDTRVINHKPGLLFGPYAGWSPKFLKSGKITDLPASIKPGNLLPMVSIAPKEFGLLKYLISELAAGPADRVKTLSEFVPRALGADWELITAGQRVQVIRKTGVGGQLEFGTAVVAAGDGTIAGLLGASPGASTAVPAMISVLEQCFPKEYAGWSSKLTAIIPSFGQKLNDNRDLYRQVWDWTNKTLQLTDRNEVPAETGRLAPATAG; encoded by the coding sequence GTGTCGAAAACGGTGATCACGACCGACGTCGCGTTGGTGGGTGCGGGAATCATGAGTGCGACCCTCGGAGCGCTGCTCCGACAGCTTCAGCCCGACTGGTCGATCAGCCTGTTCGAGCAGCTCGACGCCGCAGCCGCCGAGAGCAGCGACCCGTGGAACAACGCCGGCACCGGACACTCGGCACTCTGCGAGCTGAACTACACGCCGAAGACCGCCGACGGCGACGTCAACATCGACAAGGCGCTCACCATCAACGAGCAGTTCCAGGTGTCGCGCCAGTTCTGGGCCCACTCGGTCGACAACGGCATCCTCGGTGACCCGTCGGAGTTCATCAACCCCATCCCGCACGTCGCCTTCACCCACGGCGCCGAAGGCCAGAAGTACCTCCGCAAGCGCTACGACAATCTCGCGACCCAGACCCTGTTCGAGGGCATGGAGTTCATCGACGACCCGGCCGAGTTCACCGCGCGACTGCCGCTGATGTCGGAGGGACGCGACTTCGCCGACCCGGTCGCACTGAACTGGTTCGACCAGGGTACCGACGTCGATTTCGGCGCGCTCACCCAGCAGCTCCTCAACTACGTCGCCCAGGGCGCCGACATCTACTTCGGCCATTCGGTGACCAACCTGTCCAAGCAGTCCGACGGCAGCTGGATCGTGAAGGTCCGCAACGGCCGGACCGGGCAGAAGCTGTCCGTGCACGCGAAGTTCGTGTTCGTCGGTGCCGGCGGCGGTGCGCTGCACCTGCTGCAGAAGTCGGGCATCAAAGAAGCCAAGGGGTTCGGCGGGTTCCCGGTGTCCGGTGAGTTCTTCCGCTGCACCAACCCCGATCTCGTCGCCGAGCATCACGCGAAGGTCTACGGGCAGGCCGCCGTCGGTGCCCCGCCGATGTCGGTGCCGCACCTCGACACCCGCGTCATCAACCACAAGCCGGGCCTGCTGTTCGGTCCGTACGCCGGGTGGTCGCCGAAGTTCCTCAAGAGCGGCAAGATCACCGACCTGCCCGCCTCGATCAAGCCGGGCAACCTGCTCCCCATGGTGTCGATCGCTCCCAAGGAGTTCGGGCTGCTGAAGTACCTCATCAGCGAACTCGCCGCCGGGCCGGCCGACCGGGTGAAGACGCTGTCGGAATTCGTCCCCCGCGCGCTCGGCGCCGACTGGGAGCTCATCACCGCCGGACAGCGCGTGCAGGTCATCCGCAAGACCGGGGTGGGTGGTCAGCTGGAGTTCGGCACCGCGGTCGTCGCGGCCGGCGACGGCACCATCGCCGGGCTCCTCGGTGCGTCCCCCGGCGCCTCGACCGCCGTGCCGGCGATGATCTCGGTGCTCGAACAGTGCTTCCCGAAGGAGTACGCGGGCTGGTCGTCGAAGCTGACCGCGATCATCCCGTCCTTCGGTCAGAAGCTCAACGACAACCGCGACCTGTACCGCCAGGTGTGGGACTGGACGAACAAGACGCTGCAGCTGACCGACCGGAACGAGGTCCCGGCCGAGACCGGCCGGCTCGCGCCCGCCACCGCCGGCTGA
- a CDS encoding alpha/beta hydrolase: MLVAVSASAAADWQPDRFLEDYRQRVLPLGPDPDGESPITATLVRRAESSPARGAVLYVHGFTDYFFHEPLADFFVDRGYAFYAVDLRKCGRSWQSHHTPHFTTDLAMYDEELNASLRIILDELGPDCRVVVAGHSTGGIITALWLDRLRQREPALHAAVDGLLLNSPWFDLQGDAVLRTLPVTLLVKAIAAVAPTRVIPKELSQAYGESLHDSAHGEWNYDLSAKPLGGFPVTFGFLDAVRSGQRRLHRGIDVGVPALVLRSDKTHFARTYSASTDHADAVLDVTHIARWSGCLGGRVTAVPIPDARHDVFLSVAHAREHAYREVDHWLSAVLSTESENPL, translated from the coding sequence ATGCTGGTCGCCGTGAGCGCATCCGCAGCCGCCGACTGGCAGCCCGACCGATTTCTCGAGGACTACCGGCAACGCGTCCTCCCCCTGGGCCCCGATCCCGACGGTGAATCGCCGATCACCGCGACCCTGGTGCGACGCGCCGAGTCGTCACCCGCGCGCGGCGCAGTGCTCTACGTCCACGGGTTCACCGACTACTTCTTCCACGAGCCGCTCGCCGACTTCTTCGTCGACCGCGGGTACGCGTTCTATGCTGTCGACCTGCGAAAATGCGGGCGATCGTGGCAATCGCACCACACGCCGCACTTCACCACCGACCTCGCGATGTACGACGAAGAGCTCAACGCGTCGCTGCGGATCATCCTCGACGAGCTGGGACCCGACTGCCGGGTCGTGGTGGCCGGGCATTCGACGGGCGGCATAATCACCGCACTCTGGCTCGACCGGTTGCGGCAGCGCGAGCCGGCGCTGCACGCGGCAGTTGACGGACTCCTGCTCAACTCACCCTGGTTCGATCTGCAGGGCGACGCGGTGCTCCGCACCCTCCCGGTCACGCTGCTCGTCAAGGCGATCGCCGCCGTCGCGCCGACCAGGGTGATACCGAAGGAACTCTCGCAGGCCTACGGCGAGAGCCTGCACGACAGCGCTCACGGCGAATGGAACTACGACCTGTCGGCGAAACCGCTGGGCGGATTCCCGGTCACCTTCGGTTTCCTCGACGCGGTGCGCAGCGGTCAGCGTCGCCTGCACCGCGGCATCGACGTCGGTGTTCCCGCGCTCGTGTTACGTTCGGACAAAACGCATTTCGCCAGGACCTACTCGGCGTCCACCGATCATGCCGATGCCGTCCTCGACGTCACCCACATCGCCCGCTGGAGTGGGTGCCTCGGCGGCCGCGTGACCGCGGTACCGATCCCCGACGCCCGGCACGACGTCTTCCTCTCCGTCGCACACGCACGCGAGCACGCCTATCGCGAGGTCGACCACTGGCTGTCCGCCGTCCTCTCAACCGAAAGCGAGAATCCTCTATGA